From Pseudomonas vanderleydeniana, the proteins below share one genomic window:
- a CDS encoding PilZ domain-containing protein, protein MSDHPINRRRFKRIAFDAITTLGQGGTVWSAQLIDLSLRGLLVHQPDKWPDDAAGIFLVDIRLAKNAHVKMDAELVHVDHHHLGFKCLHIGLESIQHLRRLVELNLGDEEELERELDALFED, encoded by the coding sequence ATGAGTGACCATCCGATCAATCGTCGCCGTTTCAAGCGTATCGCGTTCGATGCCATCACCACCCTGGGCCAGGGCGGCACGGTCTGGTCGGCGCAACTGATAGACCTTTCCCTGCGCGGGCTGCTGGTCCACCAGCCGGACAAGTGGCCCGACGACGCCGCAGGCATCTTCCTGGTGGATATCCGCCTGGCGAAAAACGCCCACGTGAAGATGGATGCCGAGCTGGTCCACGTGGATCACCACCACCTGGGCTTCAAATGCCTGCACATCGGCCTGGAATCGATCCAGCACCTGCGCCGCCTGGTCGAACTGAACCTGGGTGACGAAGAGGAGCTGGAACGGGAGCTGGACGCCCTGTTCGAGGATTGA
- a CDS encoding carbon starvation CstA family protein: MKNNNSPLRHLPWLLLAILGACALGVVALRRGEAINALWIVVAAVAIYLVAYRYYSLFIANSVMQLDGNRATPAVLNNDGLDYVPTNKHILFGHHFAAIAGAGPLVGPVLAAQMGYLPGTLWLIAGVVLAGAVQDFMVLFLSTRRNGRSLGDMVREEMGRIPGTIALFGCFLIMIIILAVLALIVVKALAESPWGIFTVMATIPIAMFMGVYMRYIRPGRIGEISIIGVLLLLGSIWLGGQIAADPVWAKAFTFTGVQITWMLIGYGFVAAVLPVWLILAPRDYLSTFLKIGTIIALAIGILITMPMLKMPALTQFVDGTGPVWKGGLFPFLFITIACGAVSGFHALISSGTTPKLLDNETNARYIGYGGMLMESFVAIMAMVAASVIDPGVYFAMNSPAAVVGADAVAVAQTVSGWGFAITPDALQAVAKDIGETTILARAGGAPTLAVGIAQILHHVLPGENTMAFWYHFAILFEALFILTAVDAGTRAGRFMLQDLLGSFVPSLKRTESWTANLIATAGCVALWGYLLYQGVIDPLGGINTLWPLFGISNQMLAGIALMLGTVVLIKMKRQRYIWVTLLPALWLLICTTTAGFIKLFDANPAIGFLALAKKYSTALEAGQVLAPAKDITQMQHVIFNAYTNATLTALFLFVVFSILFYALRVGVAAWGNKERTDKETPFQAVPGA, encoded by the coding sequence ATGAAAAATAATAATAGCCCGCTACGCCATCTACCCTGGCTGCTGCTGGCGATCTTGGGAGCGTGCGCCCTTGGCGTAGTGGCCTTGCGCCGCGGCGAGGCGATCAACGCCTTGTGGATCGTGGTCGCCGCCGTGGCGATCTATCTGGTTGCCTACCGTTACTACAGTCTGTTCATCGCCAACAGTGTCATGCAGCTCGATGGCAATCGGGCGACACCGGCTGTGCTGAACAACGACGGTCTGGACTATGTGCCGACCAACAAACACATTCTTTTCGGTCACCATTTCGCGGCGATCGCCGGTGCCGGTCCGCTGGTCGGCCCGGTCCTGGCCGCGCAGATGGGCTACCTGCCCGGCACGCTCTGGCTGATCGCCGGCGTGGTGCTGGCCGGCGCGGTCCAGGACTTCATGGTGCTGTTCCTGTCCACCCGCCGCAACGGTCGCTCGCTGGGCGACATGGTGCGCGAGGAAATGGGCCGGATTCCGGGGACCATCGCCCTGTTCGGCTGCTTCCTGATCATGATCATCATCCTCGCGGTGCTGGCACTGATCGTGGTCAAGGCCCTGGCCGAGAGTCCATGGGGCATCTTCACGGTGATGGCGACCATCCCGATCGCGATGTTCATGGGCGTGTACATGCGCTATATCCGCCCGGGCCGCATCGGTGAAATCTCGATCATCGGCGTCCTGCTGCTGCTCGGCTCGATCTGGCTGGGCGGGCAGATCGCCGCCGATCCGGTGTGGGCCAAGGCCTTCACCTTCACCGGCGTGCAGATCACCTGGATGCTGATCGGCTACGGCTTCGTCGCCGCGGTACTGCCGGTATGGCTGATTCTGGCTCCACGGGACTACCTGTCGACCTTCCTCAAGATCGGCACCATCATCGCCCTGGCGATCGGTATCCTGATCACCATGCCGATGCTGAAGATGCCGGCGCTGACCCAGTTCGTCGACGGCACCGGGCCGGTCTGGAAAGGTGGGCTGTTCCCGTTCCTGTTCATCACCATCGCCTGTGGCGCGGTATCCGGCTTCCACGCGCTGATTTCCTCCGGGACCACGCCGAAGCTGCTGGATAACGAAACCAACGCCCGTTACATCGGCTACGGTGGCATGCTGATGGAGTCCTTCGTGGCCATCATGGCGATGGTCGCTGCCTCGGTGATCGATCCGGGCGTGTACTTCGCCATGAACAGCCCAGCTGCCGTGGTCGGTGCGGATGCGGTGGCCGTGGCGCAGACCGTCAGCGGCTGGGGCTTCGCGATTACCCCGGATGCGCTGCAGGCGGTGGCCAAGGACATCGGCGAGACCACTATCCTGGCCCGTGCCGGTGGTGCCCCGACCCTGGCGGTCGGTATTGCGCAGATCCTGCACCACGTCCTGCCGGGTGAGAACACCATGGCGTTCTGGTATCACTTCGCGATCCTGTTCGAGGCACTGTTCATCCTGACGGCGGTCGACGCCGGTACCCGTGCCGGGCGTTTCATGCTGCAGGACCTGCTCGGTTCCTTCGTGCCTTCGCTCAAGCGTACCGAATCCTGGACCGCCAACCTGATCGCCACCGCCGGTTGCGTGGCACTGTGGGGCTACCTGCTGTACCAGGGCGTGATCGATCCGCTGGGCGGCATCAACACCCTGTGGCCGCTGTTCGGTATCTCCAACCAGATGCTGGCGGGTATCGCCCTGATGCTCGGTACTGTCGTGCTGATCAAGATGAAGCGCCAGCGCTACATCTGGGTGACCCTGCTGCCGGCGCTGTGGCTGCTGATCTGCACCACCACCGCGGGTTTCATCAAGCTGTTCGACGCCAACCCGGCCATCGGCTTCCTCGCCCTGGCGAAGAAGTACAGCACCGCGCTGGAAGCCGGCCAGGTACTGGCACCGGCCAAGGACATCACCCAGATGCAGCACGTGATCTTCAACGCGTACACCAACGCGACGCTGACCGCGCTGTTCCTCTTCGTGGTGTTCAGTATCCTGTTCTATGCCCTGAGGGTTGGTGTCGCGGCCTGGGGCAACAAGGAGCGTACCGACAAGGAAACACCGTTCCAGGCCGTGCCTGGGGCCTGA
- a CDS encoding YbdD/YjiX family protein → MFNDLSRLGKYLGQAARLMVGMPDYDNYVEHMQTKHPDKPVMSYEAFFRERQEARYGGKGGPKCC, encoded by the coding sequence ATGTTCAATGACCTGAGTCGCCTCGGTAAGTACCTCGGTCAGGCTGCGCGCCTGATGGTCGGCATGCCCGACTACGACAACTACGTCGAGCATATGCAGACCAAGCACCCCGACAAGCCGGTGATGAGCTACGAGGCGTTCTTCCGGGAACGCCAGGAAGCCCGTTACGGTGGCAAGGGTGGGCCGAAGTGTTGTTGA
- the yjiA gene encoding GTPase has product MGDSRLSVPIPVTVLSGFLGAGKTTLLRHLLKAEHGLKIAVIENEFSDAGIDTQLLGAEPVQVMTLSNGCVCCTIHTDLTKALYLLLERLDSGEIHFDRLVIECTGLADPAPVAQTFFIDEELRERYLLDGIITLVDAAHAEHHLTQTIAQAQIGFADRLLVSKRDLVDEASFDALSERLTRINRRAPIRIVEHGNIDLAELLDVRGFNLNADLGGGVSLRPVRKGHSIDRISSLVLRTDQPLDIDRLSEFMNELLEAHGKQLLRYKGVLSIAGEPRRLVFQGVLKLYGFDWDTEWEEGATRESVIVFIADDLPEAKIREGFARMAQP; this is encoded by the coding sequence ATGGGAGATTCGCGTTTGTCCGTTCCTATCCCCGTCACCGTCCTCAGCGGCTTTCTCGGCGCCGGCAAGACCACCTTGCTGCGGCACCTGCTCAAGGCCGAGCACGGCCTGAAAATCGCCGTGATCGAGAACGAATTCAGCGACGCCGGCATCGATACCCAGTTGCTGGGGGCCGAGCCGGTTCAGGTCATGACGCTGTCCAATGGCTGTGTCTGCTGCACCATCCACACCGACCTGACCAAGGCGCTGTACCTGCTGCTCGAGCGCCTGGACAGTGGCGAAATCCACTTCGACCGGCTGGTGATCGAATGCACCGGGCTGGCCGATCCGGCGCCGGTGGCGCAGACCTTCTTCATCGATGAGGAGCTGCGCGAGCGCTACCTGCTCGACGGTATCATCACCCTGGTGGATGCCGCCCATGCCGAGCACCACCTGACCCAGACCATCGCCCAGGCGCAGATCGGCTTCGCCGACCGCCTGCTGGTGAGCAAGCGCGACCTGGTGGACGAGGCGAGCTTCGACGCCCTGAGTGAGCGCCTGACCCGCATCAACCGGCGTGCGCCGATCCGTATCGTCGAGCATGGCAACATCGACCTGGCGGAGCTGCTGGACGTTCGCGGCTTCAATCTCAACGCTGACCTGGGCGGTGGCGTGAGCCTGCGGCCGGTGCGCAAGGGGCACTCGATCGACCGCATCTCCAGCCTGGTGCTGCGCACCGACCAGCCGCTGGATATCGATCGGCTCAGTGAGTTCATGAACGAACTGCTGGAAGCGCACGGCAAGCAATTGCTGCGCTACAAGGGTGTGCTGAGCATCGCTGGCGAGCCACGGCGCCTGGTGTTTCAGGGCGTGCTCAAACTCTACGGCTTCGACTGGGACACCGAGTGGGAGGAGGGTGCGACCCGAGAGAGCGTGATCGTGTTCATTGCCGACGACCTGCCCGAGGCGAAAATACGTGAGGGCTTCGCCAGGATGGCGCAACCCTGA
- a CDS encoding GntR family transcriptional regulator, translating into MNSLATILPFSAPRVRQPRRALRPLPWTDGLYARVFEDILDGRFVEGLSEDLLIRTYDAGRSEVRRVVTRLTRQQIIHARPNQRAHVAEPDAEQIRQVLQARRMAEGTVIQLLCASTDASAINSLQALIARERESVEVSRQNTAIRLGGEFHLQLARIAGNAPMVHFLEGLIPLTGLALAARSVMHDQGWQIRQAILDAIQGGNALQGIEEMTRYLQQLETLTAG; encoded by the coding sequence ATGAACAGCCTAGCGACCATCCTGCCCTTCAGCGCCCCACGAGTGCGCCAGCCGCGCCGCGCCCTGCGCCCACTGCCATGGACCGACGGCCTCTATGCCCGGGTCTTCGAGGACATTCTCGACGGGCGCTTTGTCGAGGGACTGAGCGAAGACCTGCTGATACGCACCTACGATGCCGGCCGCAGCGAGGTACGTCGCGTGGTCACGCGCCTGACCCGCCAACAGATCATCCATGCCCGCCCGAACCAGCGCGCCCACGTTGCCGAGCCGGATGCCGAACAGATTCGGCAGGTCCTGCAGGCACGGCGGATGGCTGAAGGCACGGTCATCCAGTTGCTCTGCGCGAGCACCGACGCATCGGCTATCAATTCATTGCAGGCACTGATCGCCCGGGAACGCGAGAGCGTCGAGGTGAGCCGACAAAATACAGCGATCAGGCTGGGCGGGGAGTTTCACCTGCAATTGGCACGGATAGCCGGTAATGCGCCCATGGTGCATTTCCTGGAAGGGCTGATTCCCCTGACCGGGCTCGCCCTGGCCGCCCGCTCGGTGATGCATGATCAGGGCTGGCAGATACGACAGGCCATACTGGACGCCATACAGGGAGGGAATGCCCTGCAAGGCATCGAAGAGATGACACGGTACCTGCAACAGCTCGAGACTCTGACGGCGGGGTGA
- a CDS encoding FadR/GntR family transcriptional regulator, whose product MISSSTVVNSVVEKLRAALARGQWRSGEMLPGQRELAEQLGISRPSLREAVTVLETLGLVRSMPGKGVLVLDSAPETATPHGGVAEASLADILQLRYTLEPFIVGLVAQSISSKEVGQLRLTLMDMREALEANDSAAGMNAYLAFHEELFTLTSNPIFQNVVQQTSNALKQSAEVLRNSPEHLAERLQENEAVVRAIRHKNSALASAEMRRHILQEGLRMGVELTIPDDHLGSLEQ is encoded by the coding sequence GTGATCAGCTCATCGACCGTCGTCAATTCCGTGGTAGAAAAACTCCGCGCAGCACTGGCCCGTGGCCAGTGGCGCTCGGGAGAAATGCTGCCGGGCCAGCGCGAGCTGGCCGAACAACTGGGCATCAGCCGCCCGAGCCTGCGTGAAGCCGTCACCGTACTGGAGACCCTTGGCCTGGTACGCTCCATGCCCGGCAAGGGCGTACTGGTGCTGGACAGCGCCCCCGAAACCGCCACGCCCCATGGCGGCGTGGCCGAGGCCAGCCTCGCCGACATCCTGCAACTGCGCTACACCCTGGAACCGTTCATCGTCGGCCTCGTGGCGCAGTCCATCAGCAGCAAGGAAGTCGGCCAGTTGCGCCTGACCCTCATGGACATGCGCGAAGCCCTGGAAGCCAACGACAGCGCAGCCGGGATGAACGCCTACCTCGCCTTCCACGAGGAACTGTTCACCCTGACCTCCAACCCGATCTTCCAGAACGTGGTGCAACAGACCAGCAACGCCCTCAAGCAGAGCGCCGAGGTGCTGCGCAACTCGCCAGAGCACCTGGCCGAACGCCTGCAGGAAAACGAAGCCGTGGTCCGCGCCATTCGCCACAAGAACAGCGCCCTGGCCAGTGCGGAAATGCGCCGGCACATCCTGCAGGAAGGTTTGCGCATGGGCGTCGAACTCACCATCCCGGACGACCATCTGGGCAGTCTCGAGCAGTAA
- a CDS encoding C4-dicarboxylate transporter DctA, with product MLKWCSRSIFLQVVLGLVLGIVCGLTLPEYSTQLKPLGDGFIKLIKMLIGLIVFCVVVSGISGAGDLKKVGRIGLKSVIYFEVLTTVALLIGLVLAFTTGIGNGANIHLEQLSKAALGDLADRGQHLRGATQFMMDLIPNSVLSAFADNNILQVLLFSVLFGSALNLVGESASGISRLINELSHVIFRIMGMIVRLAPIGVFGAIAFTTSTYGLESLRQLGNLVALFYITCLAFVLLILGTVMRVSGLRLLPFLKYLREDLLIVMGTASSDAVLPQVMRKLEHLGIGSSTVGLVIPTGYSFNLDGFSIYLTLAIVFIANATGTPLAMTDLLTILLVSLITSKGAHGIPGSALVILAATLSAIPAIPVVGLVLVLAVDWFMGIGRAMTNLIGNCVATVAIARWEKDIDLQRAHKVLEGQQGYAFTPRKPNTSSHQQEF from the coding sequence ATGCTCAAATGGTGCTCGCGTTCGATTTTCCTTCAGGTCGTCCTTGGATTGGTGCTGGGCATCGTCTGCGGACTCACCCTTCCCGAATACTCAACCCAGCTCAAACCCTTGGGCGACGGCTTCATCAAGCTGATCAAGATGCTGATCGGTCTGATCGTCTTCTGTGTGGTGGTCAGCGGCATTTCCGGCGCCGGCGACCTGAAGAAGGTCGGGCGCATCGGCCTCAAGTCAGTGATCTACTTCGAAGTCCTGACCACCGTCGCCCTGCTGATCGGACTGGTCCTGGCCTTCACCACCGGCATCGGCAACGGCGCCAACATCCATCTGGAGCAGCTGTCCAAGGCCGCCCTGGGCGACCTGGCCGACCGCGGCCAGCACCTGCGTGGGGCCACGCAGTTCATGATGGACCTGATCCCCAACTCGGTACTCAGCGCCTTTGCCGACAACAACATCCTGCAGGTGCTGCTGTTCTCGGTGCTGTTCGGTAGCGCGCTGAACCTGGTGGGCGAGTCGGCATCAGGCATCTCGCGACTGATCAACGAACTGAGCCACGTGATCTTCCGCATCATGGGCATGATCGTGCGCCTGGCGCCGATCGGCGTATTCGGCGCCATCGCCTTCACCACCAGCACCTACGGCCTGGAGTCGCTACGGCAGCTGGGCAACCTGGTGGCCCTGTTCTACATCACCTGCCTGGCCTTCGTGCTGCTGATCCTCGGCACGGTGATGCGCGTTTCGGGCCTGCGGCTCCTGCCGTTTCTCAAGTACTTGCGCGAAGACCTGCTGATCGTCATGGGCACGGCCTCCTCGGATGCCGTACTGCCGCAAGTGATGCGCAAGCTCGAACACCTGGGTATCGGCAGCTCGACGGTCGGCCTGGTGATCCCCACCGGCTACTCGTTCAACCTCGACGGTTTCTCGATCTACCTGACCCTGGCCATCGTCTTCATCGCCAACGCCACCGGCACCCCACTGGCGATGACCGACCTGTTGACCATCCTGCTGGTGTCGCTGATCACCTCCAAAGGCGCCCATGGCATTCCCGGCTCGGCCCTGGTGATCCTCGCCGCCACCCTGTCGGCAATCCCGGCGATTCCGGTGGTCGGCCTGGTGCTGGTGCTGGCGGTCGACTGGTTCATGGGCATCGGCCGGGCCATGACCAACCTGATCGGCAACTGCGTGGCGACCGTGGCGATCGCCCGCTGGGAAAAGGACATCGACCTGCAACGAGCCCACAAGGTGCTTGAAGGCCAGCAGGGTTATGCCTTCACGCCGAGAAAGCCGAACACCTCGAGTCATCAGCAGGAGTTCTGA
- the glyA gene encoding serine hydroxymethyltransferase — protein sequence MFSRDLTIAKYDADLFAAMEQEAQRQEEHIELIASENYTSPAVMEAQGSVLTNKYAEGYPGKRYYGGCEYVDVVEQLAIDRAKQLFGADYANVQPHAGSQANAAVYLALLQGGDTILGMSLAHGGHLTHGASVSSSGKLYNAVQYGIDANGLIDYDEVERLAVEHKPKMIVAGFSAYSQVLDFARFRAIADKVGAYLFVDMAHVAGLVAAGVYPNPVPFADVVTTTTHKTLRGPRGGLILARANADIEKKLNSAVFPGAQGGPLEHVIAAKAICFKEALQPEFKAYQQQVVKNAQAMAEVFIARGFDVVSGGTQNHLFLLSLIKQDISGKDADAALGKAFITVNKNSVPNDPRSPFITSGLRFGTPAVTTRGFKETECRELAGWICDILADLNNEAVIDAVREKVKAICKKLPVYGA from the coding sequence ATGTTCAGCCGTGATTTGACTATTGCCAAGTACGACGCCGATCTCTTTGCCGCCATGGAGCAAGAAGCTCAGCGCCAGGAAGAGCACATCGAGCTGATCGCCTCGGAAAACTACACCAGCCCAGCGGTGATGGAAGCCCAGGGCTCGGTACTGACCAACAAGTACGCCGAAGGCTATCCAGGCAAGCGCTACTACGGCGGCTGCGAATACGTCGACGTGGTTGAGCAACTGGCTATCGACCGCGCCAAGCAACTGTTCGGTGCCGACTACGCCAACGTCCAGCCACACGCGGGCTCCCAAGCCAACGCCGCTGTCTACCTGGCCCTGCTGCAGGGCGGCGACACCATCCTGGGCATGAGCCTGGCCCACGGCGGTCACCTGACCCACGGCGCCAGCGTTTCCTCCTCCGGCAAGCTGTACAACGCCGTGCAGTACGGCATCGACGCCAACGGCCTGATCGACTACGACGAAGTCGAGCGCCTGGCAGTCGAGCACAAGCCGAAAATGATCGTGGCCGGTTTCTCCGCCTACTCGCAGGTACTGGACTTCGCCCGTTTCCGCGCTATCGCCGACAAGGTCGGTGCCTACCTGTTCGTCGACATGGCCCACGTGGCCGGCCTGGTTGCCGCTGGTGTCTACCCGAACCCGGTGCCATTCGCCGACGTGGTCACCACCACCACCCACAAGACCCTGCGCGGTCCACGTGGCGGCCTGATCCTGGCTCGCGCCAATGCCGACATCGAGAAGAAGCTGAACTCCGCCGTATTCCCTGGCGCCCAGGGCGGCCCGCTGGAGCACGTGATCGCAGCCAAGGCGATCTGCTTCAAGGAAGCACTGCAGCCTGAATTCAAGGCCTACCAGCAACAAGTGGTGAAAAACGCCCAGGCCATGGCCGAAGTGTTCATTGCCCGTGGTTTCGACGTGGTTTCCGGCGGTACCCAGAACCACCTGTTCCTGCTCTCGCTGATCAAGCAGGACATCTCCGGCAAGGACGCTGACGCGGCCCTGGGCAAGGCCTTCATCACCGTGAACAAGAACTCGGTGCCGAACGACCCACGCTCCCCGTTCATCACCTCCGGCCTGCGTTTCGGTACCCCGGCTGTCACCACCCGTGGCTTCAAGGAAACCGAATGCCGCGAGCTGGCCGGCTGGATCTGCGACATCCTGGCTGACCTGAACAACGAAGCGGTGATCGACGCCGTTCGCGAGAAGGTCAAGGCCATCTGCAAGAAGCTGCCGGTATACGGCGCCTAA